One stretch of Riemerella columbina DNA includes these proteins:
- a CDS encoding acyl-CoA dehydrogenase family protein produces MNTENLKMIAETARDFAEKNIRPNIMEWDESQTFPVELFHQLGEMGFMGIVVPEEYGGSGLSYHEYVAIIDEISQVDPSIGLSVAAHNSLCTNHIYEFGNEEQRKKWLPKLASGQVIGAWGLTEHNTGSDAGGMNTTAVKDGDEWVINGAKNFITHAISGDIAVVMTRTGEKNTSNNATAFVLEKGMPGFTSGKKENKLGMRASETAELIFDQVRVPDSHRLGQVGEGFKQALKILDGGRISIAALSLGIAKGAYKAALKYAKERHQFGKAIANFQAINFMLADMATEIDAAELLIHRAATMKNAKQKMTKEGAMAKLYASEACVRIANNALQIFGGYGYTKDFPAEKYYRDAKLCTIGEGTSEIQKLVIGREITK; encoded by the coding sequence ATGAACACAGAAAACTTAAAAATGATCGCCGAGACTGCTCGTGATTTTGCTGAAAAAAATATCCGCCCCAATATTATGGAATGGGATGAAAGCCAAACTTTCCCTGTGGAGCTCTTCCATCAGTTAGGAGAAATGGGCTTTATGGGCATCGTGGTTCCTGAAGAATACGGTGGCTCTGGACTTTCCTATCACGAATATGTGGCTATCATTGATGAGATTTCTCAAGTAGATCCTTCCATTGGGCTTTCTGTTGCCGCACACAACTCCCTATGTACCAACCATATATACGAATTCGGAAACGAAGAACAAAGAAAAAAATGGCTCCCTAAATTGGCTTCTGGTCAAGTGATAGGCGCTTGGGGATTAACCGAGCACAATACTGGCTCTGATGCTGGTGGAATGAACACCACCGCTGTAAAAGATGGCGATGAATGGGTCATTAACGGGGCTAAAAATTTCATTACACACGCTATTTCGGGAGATATTGCCGTGGTGATGACCAGAACGGGAGAAAAAAACACCTCTAATAATGCCACCGCTTTTGTTTTAGAAAAAGGAATGCCAGGCTTTACCTCTGGTAAAAAGGAAAATAAATTAGGAATGCGCGCCTCAGAAACGGCTGAACTTATCTTTGACCAAGTTAGAGTACCTGATTCTCATCGTTTAGGGCAAGTGGGCGAAGGTTTTAAACAAGCACTTAAAATTTTAGATGGCGGTAGAATTTCCATTGCAGCACTGAGTTTAGGTATTGCCAAAGGCGCCTACAAAGCCGCTTTAAAATACGCCAAAGAAAGACATCAATTTGGAAAAGCCATTGCTAACTTCCAAGCCATTAACTTTATGTTAGCCGATATGGCAACGGAAATTGATGCCGCAGAACTCTTGATCCATAGAGCCGCCACCATGAAAAATGCTAAACAAAAAATGACCAAAGAAGGCGCTATGGCAAAACTATACGCTTCCGAAGCTTGTGTAAGAATTGCCAATAACGCTTTACAAATTTTCGGCGGATATGGTTATACCAAAGACTTCCCTGCCGAAAAATATTATAGAGATGCCAAGCTCTGTACCATTGGCGAGGGCACTTCCGAAATTCAGAAATTGGTGATCGGTAGAGAGATTACAAAATAG
- a CDS encoding OmpA family protein has protein sequence MKKQLAALALVLVGLSSQAQDYNKWSIDVNGGVNKPVAQMSSGSFTSTPSFWTVDGGIRYMFSNKVGIRLGGGYDSFKNSDDSKKTFESSLWNVNLQGYVNLGRVLNFETWTSSLGLLTHAGFGYGRLSSDNLKSDDQIAFGVAGISPQIKLSERVTLFADGSVYLNGRQQNTFDTYSQTTRRGIQGVKFTATAGLSIALGKAEKHADWYVEPVVKNDFEERLTQLENDVQQLKNTVRDENGNNVPDAVESYLEANYAKKGYNAESPSGDIAADLIKNGYVSVYFDFNVDRPQAGSMWANEFVIKYLKENPSATIKLVGYADELGSDSYNQRLSERRANNVKQLLVAAGIDASRISAKGLGEDKSINQRTADARQLARRVTFSF, from the coding sequence ATGAAAAAGCAATTAGCAGCTTTGGCTTTAGTTTTAGTAGGACTTAGCAGCCAAGCTCAAGATTACAACAAGTGGTCAATTGATGTTAATGGTGGTGTAAACAAGCCTGTAGCGCAGATGTCTTCAGGAAGTTTTACTTCTACACCAAGTTTTTGGACTGTGGATGGAGGTATCCGTTATATGTTCAGCAACAAAGTTGGTATCCGTTTAGGTGGAGGTTACGATAGCTTTAAAAATAGCGACGATAGCAAAAAAACTTTTGAATCTTCACTTTGGAATGTGAACTTACAAGGTTATGTTAACCTTGGGCGCGTATTAAACTTTGAAACTTGGACTTCAAGCTTAGGTTTATTAACACACGCAGGTTTCGGTTACGGAAGATTAAGCAGTGATAACTTAAAAAGTGATGATCAAATCGCATTTGGTGTGGCTGGTATCTCTCCTCAAATCAAACTTTCTGAGAGAGTAACTTTATTTGCTGATGGTTCTGTTTATCTTAATGGAAGACAGCAAAACACTTTTGATACTTATTCTCAAACAACAAGAAGAGGTATCCAAGGAGTTAAATTCACAGCGACTGCAGGTCTTAGCATTGCTTTAGGTAAAGCTGAAAAGCACGCCGATTGGTATGTAGAGCCAGTAGTTAAAAACGATTTTGAAGAGAGATTAACTCAACTTGAAAATGATGTACAGCAACTTAAAAATACAGTTCGTGATGAGAACGGTAACAATGTACCAGATGCTGTAGAATCTTACCTTGAAGCTAACTACGCTAAGAAAGGTTACAACGCAGAATCTCCTTCAGGAGACATCGCGGCTGACCTTATCAAAAATGGTTATGTAAGCGTTTACTTTGATTTCAATGTAGACCGTCCGCAAGCAGGTTCTATGTGGGCTAATGAGTTTGTTATTAAGTACTTAAAAGAAAATCCTTCTGCAACAATCAAATTAGTTGGTTACGCTGATGAATTAGGTAGCGATAGCTATAACCAAAGATTATCAGAAAGAAGAGCTAATAATGTAAAACAATTGTTAGTTGCAGCTGGAATTGATGCTTCAAGAATTTCTGCAAAAGGTCTTGGTGAAGATAAATCTATCAACCAAAGAACTGCAGATGCTCGTCAGTTAGCAAGAAGAGTAACATTCAGCTTCTAA
- the gcvP gene encoding aminomethyl-transferring glycine dehydrogenase translates to MNTQAFVNRHISINEEDQKAMLQKIGVASMEELISQTIPAEIRTEKELSISEPLSEYEMLLHSKELAAKNHLFDTYIGFGYYNTILPSPIQRNIFENPSWYTAYTPYQAEIAQGRLEALLNFQTVAAELSGFPLSNASLLDEGTAAAEAMHMFFESRTKEQKKNDACHFFVSDLVFPQTIAVLKTKAEGLGITIVIGNHETQAIDEQFFGALLQYPGKNGAVIDYTDTIAQYKEKNLQVAVACDPLALVKLKSPAAMGADCAVGTTQRFGIPMGYGGPHAAFFTCKEVYKRDIPGRIIGVSQDMYGKRALRMALQTREQHIKREKATSNICTAQVLLAVMAGMYCVYHGPQGLANIANRIHYKANAVAEALKILGYDVVEEPTFDTVKIQLSEEEKQALMMLMRGQNINLNYFTEGIVSLSIDETSIEPKLQKLVDAFANFKAKQSFKINIKEENTIPQSLLRTDEILKEEVFNKYHTETELMRYIKRLERKDLSLTQSMISLGSCTMKLNAATEMLPLSWAEWGAVHPFVPTEQAGGYQLMIKELEKDLAEITGFAGTSLQPNSGAQGEYAGLMVIREYHKSKGEGHRNIILIPQSAHGTNPASAVMAGMKVVVVKNLENGEIDFEDLKAKAEQHSENLSAVMITYPSTYGFFDQNIKAITQLIHDHGGQVYMDGANMNAQVGYTSPGIIGADVCHLNLHKTFAIPHGGGGPGVGPICVAEHLVPFLPSNPNIKVGSAEAIDAISSAPYGSALVQNISYAYIKMLGTEGLKKATEHAILNANYLKDVLKEHYPILYSNQHGRVAHECIVDFRPFKALGIEVADIAKRLMDYGFHAPTVSFPVAGTLMIEPTESESKEELDRFAEALISIKKEIDEIAEGKADAKNNVLKNAPHTEQVVISDAWDKPYSREKAAYPLDWVREHKFFASVSRVDEAYGDRNLVCTCEPIESYM, encoded by the coding sequence ATGAATACACAAGCGTTTGTTAATCGCCACATTAGTATCAATGAAGAAGACCAGAAGGCTATGCTTCAAAAAATAGGCGTTGCCTCTATGGAAGAGCTCATCTCTCAGACCATTCCTGCAGAAATACGGACAGAAAAAGAACTAAGCATTTCGGAACCTTTATCAGAGTACGAAATGCTTTTGCATTCTAAGGAGCTGGCAGCCAAAAATCATTTGTTTGACACTTATATTGGCTTCGGTTATTATAACACCATACTCCCTTCTCCCATCCAAAGAAATATTTTTGAAAATCCCAGCTGGTACACGGCTTATACACCTTACCAAGCCGAAATAGCCCAAGGGAGATTAGAGGCTTTGCTCAACTTCCAAACGGTAGCGGCAGAACTCTCTGGATTTCCGCTCTCTAACGCTTCTCTTTTAGATGAAGGTACCGCCGCTGCAGAAGCTATGCATATGTTTTTTGAAAGCCGAACTAAGGAGCAAAAAAAGAACGATGCATGCCATTTCTTCGTTTCAGATTTGGTATTCCCGCAGACCATTGCCGTATTAAAAACTAAGGCGGAAGGCTTGGGCATCACCATCGTTATCGGCAACCACGAAACGCAAGCCATAGATGAGCAGTTTTTTGGGGCTTTATTGCAATACCCAGGGAAAAACGGCGCCGTGATAGACTATACCGATACCATTGCGCAATACAAAGAGAAAAACCTGCAAGTGGCTGTCGCTTGTGATCCTTTGGCATTGGTTAAATTAAAATCGCCTGCCGCTATGGGGGCAGATTGCGCTGTGGGAACTACACAACGCTTCGGTATTCCTATGGGCTATGGCGGACCTCACGCGGCATTTTTCACTTGTAAAGAAGTTTATAAAAGAGATATTCCAGGGCGAATTATTGGGGTTTCGCAAGATATGTACGGCAAAAGAGCCCTCAGAATGGCGCTCCAAACCAGAGAACAGCACATCAAGAGAGAAAAAGCCACTTCTAACATCTGTACAGCGCAAGTTTTATTAGCCGTAATGGCGGGGATGTACTGCGTTTATCACGGTCCTCAGGGATTAGCCAATATTGCTAATCGCATTCATTATAAAGCCAATGCCGTAGCAGAAGCACTTAAAATTTTAGGCTATGATGTGGTGGAAGAACCAACTTTTGATACGGTTAAAATCCAACTCAGTGAAGAGGAAAAACAAGCCTTAATGATGCTGATGAGAGGTCAAAATATCAACCTTAATTATTTTACAGAAGGGATTGTCAGCCTTTCCATCGATGAAACATCCATTGAACCTAAACTCCAAAAATTGGTAGATGCTTTTGCTAATTTCAAAGCCAAACAAAGCTTTAAAATCAACATTAAAGAAGAAAATACCATTCCTCAATCTCTATTGAGAACAGATGAAATTCTTAAAGAGGAAGTTTTCAATAAATACCATACGGAAACAGAACTGATGCGCTACATCAAGCGTTTGGAAAGAAAGGATTTATCCCTCACCCAATCGATGATTTCCTTAGGTTCTTGTACGATGAAGCTCAATGCAGCTACAGAAATGTTGCCTTTATCTTGGGCAGAATGGGGCGCTGTGCATCCTTTCGTGCCAACAGAGCAAGCGGGCGGTTACCAACTGATGATTAAAGAATTAGAGAAAGACTTAGCCGAAATTACAGGCTTTGCGGGGACTTCTCTACAGCCTAACTCTGGCGCACAAGGCGAATATGCAGGGCTAATGGTCATTAGAGAATACCATAAATCTAAAGGCGAAGGGCATAGAAATATCATCCTTATACCACAGTCGGCGCACGGCACTAACCCAGCTTCTGCAGTGATGGCAGGAATGAAAGTGGTGGTGGTAAAAAATCTTGAAAACGGAGAAATAGACTTTGAAGATTTAAAAGCCAAAGCAGAGCAACACAGCGAAAATCTGTCTGCGGTTATGATTACCTACCCCTCTACTTATGGATTTTTTGATCAAAATATCAAAGCCATTACCCAGCTGATCCACGACCACGGCGGACAAGTCTATATGGATGGCGCCAATATGAACGCTCAAGTAGGCTACACCAGTCCTGGTATCATCGGTGCTGATGTTTGCCACTTGAATTTACACAAAACCTTTGCTATTCCTCACGGCGGCGGCGGTCCTGGTGTAGGTCCCATCTGCGTAGCCGAGCATTTGGTTCCGTTTTTACCTTCTAACCCTAATATTAAGGTAGGCAGTGCCGAAGCCATCGATGCGATTTCTTCCGCACCATACGGCTCTGCATTGGTACAGAACATTTCTTATGCCTACATCAAAATGTTAGGGACCGAGGGGCTTAAAAAAGCGACAGAACACGCCATATTAAATGCTAATTATTTAAAAGATGTGCTAAAAGAGCATTACCCTATTCTCTACTCTAACCAGCATGGGCGCGTGGCTCACGAGTGTATTGTAGACTTTAGACCATTCAAAGCCTTGGGTATTGAGGTGGCAGACATCGCCAAACGATTGATGGACTACGGCTTCCACGCACCTACGGTGAGTTTCCCTGTGGCAGGCACCTTGATGATTGAGCCTACGGAATCCGAAAGTAAAGAAGAATTAGATCGCTTTGCCGAAGCATTAATTTCCATCAAAAAAGAGATTGATGAAATTGCAGAAGGTAAAGCCGATGCTAAAAATAATGTTCTCAAAAATGCACCACACACAGAGCAAGTGGTCATTTCTGATGCTTGGGATAAGCCTTATAGCCGAGAAAAAGCCGCCTACCCTCTGGATTGGGTGAGAGAGCATAAATTCTTCGCTTCTGTATCTCGCGTAGATGAAGCCTATGGCGATAGAAATTTGGTCTGCACCTGCGAACCGATAGAAAGTTATATGTAA
- a CDS encoding J domain-containing protein, whose product MKNYYYFLGIKENATSEDIKKAYRKLSLKYHPDKNDNDVFFAERFKEVQEAYETLSQPETRKIYDQNLAQAQRFTYSNLPPYIKSFQSNKIRAKKGEEIILSWQTQNADLVKIMPFGLEKSYGERRFKITEFDSKGEFHLLLNATNTKLHKTVAKAIVIKELSGESVPETPKNPQQTVYFTYKKTKKRQPLPFLVKFQWAPPIWLWVFILAVLVYSLITALRHFLS is encoded by the coding sequence ATGAAAAATTATTATTATTTTTTAGGGATCAAAGAAAATGCAACTTCGGAAGACATTAAAAAAGCCTACCGAAAACTTTCGCTGAAATACCACCCTGATAAGAATGATAATGATGTATTTTTCGCAGAACGCTTTAAGGAAGTGCAAGAGGCTTACGAAACGCTTTCTCAACCCGAAACAAGAAAAATCTATGACCAAAATTTGGCTCAAGCACAGCGTTTCACTTATTCTAATCTACCACCTTATATTAAAAGCTTTCAGTCCAATAAAATACGCGCCAAGAAAGGCGAAGAAATCATCCTATCGTGGCAAACTCAGAACGCCGATTTGGTTAAAATAATGCCATTTGGATTAGAAAAATCGTATGGTGAGCGGCGGTTTAAAATCACGGAATTTGATAGCAAAGGCGAGTTTCACCTCCTACTGAATGCCACCAATACTAAACTCCACAAAACGGTGGCTAAAGCCATTGTCATTAAAGAACTTAGCGGTGAATCCGTACCAGAAACGCCTAAAAACCCGCAACAGACGGTTTATTTCACCTATAAAAAAACGAAAAAACGCCAACCTTTACCCTTTTTGGTGAAATTCCAATGGGCACCGCCCATATGGTTATGGGTATTTATTTTAGCTGTTTTGGTTTATAGCCTCATCACTGCCCTACGGCATTTTTTAAGCTAA
- a CDS encoding NAD(P)H-binding protein: MKKAIVIGGTGATGKSLLKILAQSPTYTEIRALVRTPKTEIDPRIQQVQVDFNHLNEYRDAIFGDVAFSCLGTTLKAAGSQEAQWKVDYEYQLEFAKIAKQQGVSTFVLMSSKMANAQSSNFYVKMKGQLEDAITALDFPTLIILRPSLLLRPNTDRFGEKVSAALLKILNSIGLFKAYQPVRVERVAQVMVDAASTYHHGVHIIEPVV; this comes from the coding sequence ATGAAAAAAGCAATAGTAATTGGCGGAACGGGCGCCACAGGCAAAAGCCTCCTCAAAATATTAGCGCAATCTCCCACTTATACTGAAATCCGTGCTTTGGTGAGAACGCCCAAAACTGAAATAGACCCACGCATCCAGCAAGTACAGGTAGACTTCAATCATTTGAATGAATACCGTGATGCCATTTTTGGCGATGTGGCTTTTTCGTGCTTGGGAACAACGCTAAAAGCCGCAGGAAGCCAAGAAGCACAATGGAAAGTGGATTATGAATACCAGTTGGAATTTGCCAAAATAGCCAAGCAACAAGGCGTTTCCACCTTTGTTTTAATGTCTTCTAAAATGGCTAATGCACAGTCTTCTAATTTCTATGTGAAGATGAAAGGGCAGTTGGAAGATGCCATCACCGCTTTGGATTTCCCTACCCTTATCATATTAAGACCCAGCCTTTTACTCCGACCAAACACCGACCGTTTTGGCGAAAAAGTATCGGCAGCACTACTCAAAATTCTCAATAGCATTGGACTTTTTAAAGCCTATCAACCCGTGCGTGTAGAAAGGGTGGCACAAGTGATGGTAGACGCCGCCAGCACCTATCACCACGGCGTTCATATTATAGAACCTGTTGTATAA
- the tpx gene encoding thiol peroxidase, with amino-acid sequence MATITLKGNEVHTLGELPAKGAELKDFTLVNADLAEKKLSDFAGKKKILNIFPSVDTGVCAASARKFNVEASQLDNTVVINISKDLPFALGRFCAAEGLDNVETLSDFRGHFGEDYEVTLKDSPLKGLLSRAVIVTDENNQVIYTEQVPEITQEPNYEQALAALKA; translated from the coding sequence ATGGCAACCATTACATTAAAAGGAAACGAAGTACATACCTTGGGCGAGCTGCCTGCAAAAGGGGCAGAATTAAAAGATTTCACTTTGGTTAATGCAGATTTAGCCGAGAAAAAACTCAGCGATTTTGCGGGTAAAAAGAAGATTCTCAACATCTTCCCAAGTGTAGACACTGGCGTTTGTGCCGCCTCTGCAAGGAAATTTAATGTGGAAGCATCACAATTAGACAACACGGTGGTGATTAACATTTCTAAAGATTTACCTTTCGCCTTAGGAAGATTTTGCGCGGCAGAAGGCTTGGACAATGTAGAAACACTTTCGGATTTTAGAGGACACTTTGGCGAAGATTATGAGGTAACCCTAAAAGATTCTCCGCTAAAAGGTTTGCTCAGTAGAGCAGTCATCGTTACCGATGAAAACAACCAAGTGATTTACACAGAACAAGTGCCAGAAATCACCCAAGAACCTAACTACGAACAAGCTTTGGCAGCTTTAAAAGCTTAA
- a CDS encoding cytochrome-c peroxidase, producing MKSYYLAILMVFGILWACRNDDNTAQLPIDQPYHLALPSHFPAVQYALKDNPPTQYGVALGKKLFYDGRLAKDNAVACAFCHIQENAFTHHGHSVSHGVEGREGIRNAPPIQNMIFLKRYMWDGSVTQLDMQPIIPISTHEEMDETIENIIIKIKDDTEYQRLFSIVYGDKNITAERILKSITQFMATLISANSKYDRVIRHESEFTPEEAQGYAVFQNKCASCHTTALFTDESFRNTGIPYNPITQDEGRKRVTGKAEDFLKFRVPSLRNVAYTAPYTHDGRFYTLKALLDFYDSGMEDQPNLDPEFRKYPGRVGIRLSEAEKQQLIKFLNTLSDPQFISNPNFSE from the coding sequence ATGAAATCTTATTATCTTGCCATTCTTATGGTTTTTGGGATACTTTGGGCGTGCCGAAATGATGATAACACCGCTCAACTCCCTATAGATCAGCCTTATCATCTGGCATTGCCTTCCCATTTTCCTGCGGTGCAATATGCATTAAAAGACAACCCGCCCACCCAATATGGCGTGGCATTAGGCAAAAAACTCTTCTACGATGGACGCTTAGCCAAAGACAATGCCGTGGCATGTGCTTTTTGCCATATTCAAGAGAATGCCTTTACCCACCACGGACACAGCGTAAGCCACGGCGTGGAAGGTCGCGAAGGCATCAGAAATGCACCGCCCATACAAAATATGATTTTCCTAAAACGCTATATGTGGGACGGCTCTGTAACACAGTTAGATATGCAGCCCATCATCCCCATTTCTACCCACGAGGAAATGGATGAAACCATAGAAAATATCATCATCAAAATAAAAGATGATACCGAATATCAGCGGTTGTTTTCCATTGTTTATGGTGATAAAAACATCACGGCAGAGCGCATTTTAAAGTCTATTACGCAGTTTATGGCGACTTTAATTTCTGCCAACAGCAAATACGACCGTGTGATACGCCACGAAAGCGAATTCACCCCAGAGGAAGCCCAAGGTTACGCGGTTTTTCAGAATAAATGTGCCAGCTGTCACACCACAGCGCTCTTTACCGATGAAAGTTTCCGAAATACAGGCATTCCCTACAACCCAATAACCCAAGATGAAGGCAGAAAAAGGGTAACAGGCAAAGCGGAAGATTTTCTAAAATTCCGAGTGCCGAGTTTGAGAAATGTAGCCTACACTGCGCCTTATACGCACGATGGCAGGTTCTACACCCTAAAAGCCTTGTTGGATTTCTACGATAGCGGTATGGAGGATCAACCCAACTTAGACCCCGAGTTCAGAAAATACCCTGGGCGTGTGGGCATCCGCCTTTCCGAAGCTGAGAAACAGCAACTTATCAAGTTTTTAAATACCCTTAGTGACCCTCAATTTATTAGCAACCCTAATTTTTCAGAATAA
- a CDS encoding MbnP family protein, producing MKKYMMLWVAIASLFVISCNRDSEPEIKSNEHNNLTLKFENIYNQQAMAGLSGTYTSKAGQTFKFQTLKYIISDVTLIKSDGSEFKYHHLDPDQGAYIIDQSEASTTHNFVLKDIPAGDYKAVRFGLGIAPEAFVLGENKQATFWDKAKKAGMGWSWASGYKFVNLEGVYGQDLSQHFKIHIGNIGNPEVSKTPNVYKIVQLDLPQTAKVRQEIAPKIHIMADVYQALSGKHSITLSPDNHEGMHPSKTIVQQVSENLAEMFHVDHVHND from the coding sequence ATGAAAAAATATATGATGCTGTGGGTTGCCATAGCCAGTTTATTCGTGATATCTTGTAACCGTGATAGCGAACCAGAAATCAAATCTAACGAACACAACAACCTAACTCTTAAATTTGAAAACATCTATAATCAACAAGCGATGGCTGGGCTCAGCGGAACTTATACTTCCAAAGCTGGACAGACATTCAAATTTCAAACTTTAAAATACATCATCAGCGATGTTACCCTCATCAAATCTGATGGTTCCGAATTCAAATACCACCATTTAGACCCTGACCAAGGCGCCTACATTATAGACCAAAGCGAAGCCAGCACCACCCATAATTTTGTTTTAAAAGACATTCCAGCTGGAGATTATAAAGCTGTGCGCTTTGGGTTGGGCATTGCGCCTGAAGCCTTTGTTTTAGGTGAAAATAAGCAAGCGACATTTTGGGACAAAGCCAAAAAAGCAGGAATGGGCTGGTCTTGGGCTTCAGGTTATAAATTCGTGAATTTAGAAGGCGTTTACGGTCAAGATTTAAGCCAACATTTTAAAATCCATATCGGAAACATCGGTAATCCCGAGGTTTCTAAAACTCCGAATGTCTATAAAATCGTTCAGTTAGATTTGCCACAAACCGCAAAAGTTCGACAAGAAATAGCGCCAAAAATCCATATTATGGCAGATGTTTACCAGGCTTTGAGCGGCAAACACAGCATTACCCTCAGCCCAGACAACCACGAGGGTATGCACCCAAGCAAAACCATTGTGCAACAGGTTTCAGAAAACCTTGCGGAGATGTTCCATGTAGACCATGTACATAACGATTAA
- a CDS encoding PASTA domain-containing protein produces MFKSLFHWKVLLNLVIAIGVLIGLVWLTFRWLEVHTDHGKEVPVPNVVNMSMHNAIKVLDDAGLDYEIDSGKYDPKYKAFQVLQVYPSAGSRVKESRSVRLRVNPRTWAPVTVPDVLNRYKNTAFVQLERVGLKIGDTIYEPSIQPDAIIGMKYNGTPLKPGVTLPRFSVIDLVIGTGPRRNIAVPNVVGMTVAQAKQVIEQNYFALGLVEHEDGDNDDSDIVYYQDPAPGALRDQGMQVDIWATKKTLAEMQNKINELDQVYRVRTEPVSPVYEEPIYTPSEPVVVPQKPKNIEPTTEETPKPKPAPAPQPEKKEAPKPKAPETKPAAEKPAPKAKAEEKPKAKKIIIE; encoded by the coding sequence ATGTTTAAATCTCTTTTCCACTGGAAAGTTTTACTTAATTTAGTGATTGCCATAGGCGTGCTGATCGGTTTAGTGTGGTTGACCTTCCGTTGGTTAGAAGTCCATACCGACCATGGTAAAGAAGTCCCAGTGCCTAATGTGGTCAATATGTCTATGCACAATGCCATTAAAGTTTTAGATGATGCAGGCTTAGACTATGAAATAGACAGCGGAAAATATGACCCTAAGTATAAAGCCTTCCAAGTATTGCAGGTGTATCCATCGGCGGGCTCTCGCGTGAAGGAAAGCCGCTCTGTAAGGCTGAGAGTGAACCCGAGAACTTGGGCGCCAGTGACCGTGCCAGATGTCCTCAACCGATACAAAAACACCGCATTTGTCCAGTTGGAAAGGGTAGGACTAAAAATAGGCGATACCATCTATGAGCCGAGCATTCAGCCTGATGCCATCATTGGGATGAAATACAATGGCACACCACTAAAACCAGGCGTTACCTTACCGAGATTTTCGGTAATTGATTTGGTAATCGGTACAGGACCAAGGCGTAATATTGCCGTGCCTAATGTGGTGGGAATGACCGTAGCGCAAGCCAAGCAAGTGATAGAGCAAAACTACTTTGCTTTAGGATTAGTGGAGCACGAAGATGGTGATAATGATGATAGTGATATAGTTTATTACCAAGACCCAGCACCAGGCGCTCTAAGAGACCAAGGAATGCAGGTTGATATCTGGGCAACCAAGAAAACTTTGGCAGAGATGCAAAACAAAATCAATGAGCTGGATCAAGTGTATAGAGTGCGGACAGAGCCTGTGTCGCCTGTGTACGAAGAGCCTATTTATACGCCTTCGGAGCCTGTGGTAGTGCCACAAAAACCAAAAAATATAGAGCCTACTACGGAAGAGACACCAAAGCCTAAGCCAGCACCAGCGCCTCAGCCAGAGAAAAAAGAAGCTCCAAAACCTAAAGCTCCAGAAACCAAGCCTGCCGCAGAAAAGCCAGCACCAAAGGCTAAAGCGGAAGAAAAACCTAAAGCAAAGAAAATCATCATAGAATAA